From Nitratidesulfovibrio vulgaris str. Hildenborough, a single genomic window includes:
- a CDS encoding MBL fold metallo-hydrolase translates to MEITIHRGTQEIGGSCVQLSSGGRSILIDAGSPLRESQCEVKLSDISFEAVLVSHPHQDHYGLIDSLDPATPVYIGEIACKMIAAARTFTSRPPLANNFRHFKAWTQFEIGPFRITPYLMDHSSTDAFGFLVEAEGKRLFYSGDFRAHGSKEKTFDALLARPPQKVDVLLMEGTMLGRESAAYRREKNIENEMLEVLSEEKGPAFLICSGQHVDRLCAAFRACRKAGRIYVVDIYTAWILQILSEHFDTTPHFRLKDIRVLAHGPTAKNHYMAIKNNAKFTRFIREIYKTDTAIKESQIAESPSRYFIKNTRIDHLLNALNPPQCSLIYSQWSGYLESQYNPQSWKLTNLRDDPRVSFHEIHTSGHAFRQDLKRYANAINPKLLVPIHTEKKQDYAKHFQPIQVKAVADGELFEV, encoded by the coding sequence ATGGAAATAACCATCCACCGTGGAACGCAAGAAATCGGCGGAAGCTGTGTGCAGCTTTCTTCAGGGGGCCGATCAATATTGATTGATGCTGGCTCCCCCCTCAGAGAAAGCCAATGCGAGGTCAAGCTTTCTGATATCAGCTTTGAAGCAGTGTTGGTGAGCCACCCGCATCAGGATCATTACGGACTGATCGACAGCCTTGATCCTGCCACGCCGGTCTATATTGGCGAAATCGCCTGTAAGATGATTGCCGCAGCCAGAACCTTTACGTCCAGACCTCCCCTTGCAAACAACTTCAGGCATTTCAAGGCATGGACCCAGTTTGAAATAGGCCCTTTCCGTATCACTCCGTATCTGATGGATCATTCATCTACCGACGCCTTTGGCTTTCTGGTCGAAGCCGAAGGTAAAAGACTTTTCTACAGCGGAGATTTCAGAGCGCATGGCAGCAAAGAAAAAACATTCGATGCCCTTCTTGCAAGACCCCCTCAAAAGGTCGATGTATTGCTGATGGAAGGCACCATGCTGGGCCGTGAAAGTGCAGCATACAGGCGGGAAAAAAATATTGAAAACGAAATGCTAGAGGTACTGAGCGAAGAAAAAGGACCAGCTTTTCTGATTTGTTCAGGACAACATGTTGATCGTTTGTGTGCCGCCTTCAGAGCATGTAGAAAAGCTGGGCGAATCTATGTCGTTGACATCTATACAGCCTGGATTCTGCAAATTCTATCCGAGCACTTCGACACGACACCTCACTTCCGCCTGAAAGACATCCGCGTATTGGCGCATGGCCCCACCGCAAAAAACCACTACATGGCCATCAAGAACAACGCAAAGTTCACAAGATTCATACGGGAAATCTACAAAACCGATACGGCCATTAAAGAGTCTCAAATCGCCGAATCCCCAAGCCGCTATTTCATCAAAAATACTCGGATTGATCATTTGCTGAATGCGCTAAATCCACCACAGTGCAGTCTCATATATTCACAATGGAGTGGATATCTTGAAAGCCAATACAACCCTCAAAGCTGGAAACTGACGAATCTCAGAGATGACCCGAGAGTCTCATTCCATGAAATCCACACCAGTGGACATGCTTTCCGGCAAGACCTTAAGCGTTATGCCAACGCAATTAACCCAAAGCTTCTGGTGCCGATTCATACAGAAAAAAAACAAGACTATGCAAAGCACTTCCAGCCCATTCAGGTGAAGGCCGTTGCAGACGGCGAGTTGTTTGAAGTTTGA
- a CDS encoding M48 family metallopeptidase, whose amino-acid sequence MQTLTYGDERIRYQVCHVPGRKAKVAIHVHPDGSVQVDAPQDADLVQIKEAVQKRARWVLDHMLRARELRRYVLPREYVSGESYFYQGRRHQLKVIKTQGQKAQVRLYRGRLEVSTEDSLPERVRSLLQDWYRQRAKEYFTQRLEAIVERTPWKDDVPPWQLLTMKKQWGSCSPNGTLSINPHLIKAPRECIDYVLTHELCHLQEHNHSPRFYRLLADRMPDWKSVKAKLDGMSELLLNE is encoded by the coding sequence ATGCAAACACTCACCTATGGCGATGAACGCATTCGCTATCAAGTGTGTCACGTGCCGGGGCGGAAGGCGAAAGTCGCCATCCATGTGCATCCGGACGGTTCCGTTCAGGTCGATGCGCCGCAGGACGCCGACCTCGTGCAAATAAAAGAGGCCGTGCAGAAACGCGCCAGATGGGTTCTGGACCACATGCTCCGCGCGCGGGAGCTTCGCAGGTACGTACTGCCACGCGAATACGTGAGCGGCGAAAGCTACTTCTATCAAGGCCGCCGCCACCAGCTCAAAGTCATCAAGACACAGGGGCAAAAGGCGCAGGTGCGGCTCTATCGCGGAAGGCTGGAAGTAAGCACGGAAGACAGCTTACCGGAACGCGTCAGAAGCCTCTTGCAGGACTGGTATAGGCAACGCGCCAAGGAATACTTTACGCAGCGTCTGGAAGCCATTGTGGAGAGAACCCCGTGGAAGGATGATGTGCCACCGTGGCAACTGCTGACCATGAAAAAGCAATGGGGAAGCTGCTCACCAAACGGCACACTCTCCATAAATCCGCACCTTATCAAAGCGCCGCGAGAGTGTATCGATTACGTGCTGACGCATGAGCTGTGCCACCTTCAGGAGCACAACCACAGCCCCCGCTTCTACCGCCTGCTGGCGGACCGGATGCCGGACTGGAAGTCCGTCAAGGCGAAGCTGGACGGTATGTCGGAGCTGCTGCTGAATGAATAG
- a CDS encoding type I restriction endonuclease subunit R, whose translation MHHLPETKEEYSAKIPALQVLMNLGWTYISPSQCLTKRGTNREVLLKDELIRSLQARRFEWDGRGHALSPNAIEHIVRELSSPGLHEGLLTANERIYDKLTLGITVKEFIDGKPVQPTIPIIDWEHPENNLFHVTEEMDVLSSAGTHRRIPDIVCFVNGIPFVVIEAKRPESGNPNKSMLEEGVSQSIRNQKKDEIPHLFCYAQLLMAISNTEGRYATTKTPKKFWATWREEIFDDVTFHTIKNTPLSADAKDALFQDRPKAMRNYFESLWSGDVLPTQQDKLLVSLLRKDRLLKLVQYYILFDKRVGKIVARYQQAFGIRAMLERVKRLDKAGSREGGVIWHTTGSGKSFTMVFLSKALLLEPDLRDCRVIIVTDRVDLEKQLSRTFLTGGAFGSAVATKKEGERARAGSGRDLAQRIGKGDDRIIFSIIDKFNTASKLPECYNPSDKIIVLVDEGHRSHGGETHERMRKALPNAAYIAFTGTPLLKDDKTQNKFGPIIHAYTMQRAVEDGTVTPLLYEERRPELAVNEAAIDNWFDKITARLTEEQKTDLKKKFANKGAVYGSENRIELIAWDIATHFSDHIKTLGMGLKGQLAADSKLSAVRYKKHLDATGLVTSAVVISPPDTREGHADVDESALPEVQQWAEKTVGKSASAEQYKQYEQRVIEDFATDDGVDILIVVDKLLTGFDEPRNTVLYIDKPLKEHNLLQAIARVNRLHEAKEYGLLIDYRGILKELDTTLKEYQDLQERTQSGFDVDDIEGLYHQVGTEYKRLPEQHKRLWGIFRDVKNRQDLEQYRQILMPQYTEDDDGTSIDLRQKVREDFYQALTEFGLCLKVALSSRSFFEDGSFSEKDIAKYKSDLRFFTNLRKIARQDAQETVDYSAYEEQIRRLVDKHVVGESIEDPEGVVLVDDIGKEKPEDWSKEKTRNETDIIRTRVRKTIEQELSDDPYAQKVFSELLKDAISQAEKMFEHPFKQYALFKEFEDQLNNRAVSGIPDELDGSETAKAYYGTFRLVLGEDHFKAIPPDEEKKLIEEAKAIDSIVGTAVVEHSLSPQAMESTIHKGILPRLFKLIGLEKAKDVIEHVIQITRVRLAHGNR comes from the coding sequence ATGCACCACCTACCAGAAACCAAGGAAGAATACAGCGCCAAGATTCCGGCCTTGCAGGTTCTCATGAATCTCGGCTGGACGTATATATCGCCTTCGCAGTGCCTGACCAAGCGCGGCACGAACCGTGAGGTTTTGCTGAAGGATGAACTCATCCGTTCACTCCAGGCACGGCGCTTTGAATGGGACGGCAGGGGGCACGCGCTTTCGCCCAATGCCATCGAGCATATTGTGCGCGAACTGTCATCGCCGGGGCTGCACGAGGGGCTACTCACCGCCAACGAGCGCATCTACGACAAGCTGACCCTCGGCATCACGGTCAAGGAATTCATTGACGGCAAGCCCGTTCAGCCGACCATCCCCATCATCGACTGGGAGCACCCCGAAAACAACCTGTTCCACGTCACCGAAGAGATGGACGTGCTGTCTTCGGCTGGCACGCATAGGCGCATCCCTGACATTGTGTGCTTCGTCAACGGCATCCCTTTTGTGGTCATCGAGGCAAAGCGGCCTGAATCCGGCAATCCGAACAAGTCCATGCTGGAGGAAGGCGTCAGCCAGTCCATCCGCAATCAGAAGAAGGACGAAATTCCGCACCTCTTCTGCTATGCGCAACTGCTCATGGCCATCAGCAACACCGAAGGACGCTACGCCACCACCAAGACGCCCAAGAAGTTCTGGGCCACGTGGCGCGAGGAAATCTTCGACGACGTCACCTTCCACACCATCAAGAACACGCCGCTTTCAGCGGATGCCAAGGACGCGCTTTTTCAGGACCGCCCCAAGGCCATGCGGAACTACTTTGAATCGCTGTGGTCCGGCGACGTTCTGCCCACACAGCAGGACAAGCTGCTTGTCAGCCTATTGCGAAAGGACCGCCTGCTGAAGCTGGTGCAGTATTACATTCTCTTCGATAAGCGCGTCGGCAAGATTGTGGCGCGGTATCAGCAGGCATTCGGCATCAGAGCCATGCTGGAGCGCGTGAAGCGGCTGGACAAGGCCGGAAGCCGCGAGGGCGGCGTTATCTGGCACACCACAGGTTCCGGCAAGTCCTTCACCATGGTCTTCCTTAGCAAGGCGCTTCTGCTGGAACCGGACCTCAGGGACTGCCGCGTCATCATCGTCACGGACCGCGTTGACCTTGAAAAACAGCTCTCCAGAACGTTCCTCACGGGTGGCGCGTTCGGCTCTGCCGTTGCCACCAAGAAGGAAGGCGAACGGGCAAGAGCGGGGTCCGGTCGTGACCTCGCCCAGCGCATCGGCAAGGGCGATGACCGCATCATCTTTTCCATCATCGACAAGTTCAACACAGCGTCCAAGCTGCCGGAGTGCTACAACCCCAGCGACAAGATCATCGTGCTGGTAGACGAGGGCCACCGCAGCCACGGCGGTGAAACCCACGAGCGTATGCGCAAGGCGCTGCCCAATGCGGCGTACATCGCCTTTACCGGAACGCCGCTTCTCAAGGACGACAAGACGCAGAACAAGTTCGGTCCCATCATTCACGCCTACACCATGCAGCGCGCCGTGGAGGATGGAACGGTCACGCCACTGCTCTACGAAGAGCGCCGCCCTGAACTGGCCGTGAACGAAGCCGCCATTGACAACTGGTTCGACAAGATCACGGCGCGGCTGACCGAAGAGCAGAAGACCGACCTCAAAAAGAAATTCGCCAACAAGGGCGCGGTGTACGGCTCCGAGAACCGCATTGAACTCATCGCGTGGGACATTGCCACCCATTTCTCGGACCACATCAAAACCCTCGGCATGGGACTCAAGGGCCAACTCGCCGCAGATTCCAAGCTCTCCGCAGTCCGCTACAAGAAGCATCTCGATGCCACAGGACTGGTAACAAGTGCCGTGGTCATCTCGCCGCCGGACACTCGCGAAGGCCACGCAGACGTGGACGAATCCGCTTTGCCGGAGGTGCAGCAGTGGGCCGAGAAGACCGTGGGCAAGAGCGCCAGCGCCGAACAGTACAAGCAATACGAGCAACGCGTCATCGAGGACTTTGCCACCGACGACGGCGTGGACATCCTTATCGTAGTGGACAAACTGCTGACGGGCTTTGACGAACCGAGGAACACGGTTCTGTACATCGACAAGCCGCTGAAAGAGCACAACCTGCTTCAGGCAATCGCACGCGTGAACCGCCTGCACGAGGCCAAGGAATACGGCCTGCTCATCGACTATCGCGGCATCCTCAAGGAACTGGATACGACACTCAAGGAATATCAGGACCTTCAGGAACGCACGCAAAGCGGCTTTGACGTGGACGACATCGAGGGGCTGTATCATCAGGTCGGCACCGAATACAAACGCCTGCCGGAGCAGCACAAACGCCTGTGGGGAATATTCAGGGACGTCAAGAACAGGCAGGACCTTGAGCAGTACCGACAAATCCTCATGCCGCAGTACACGGAGGATGACGACGGAACCAGCATCGACCTGCGCCAGAAGGTGCGAGAGGACTTCTACCAGGCGCTCACGGAGTTCGGCCTGTGTCTCAAGGTGGCGCTTTCGTCACGCTCGTTCTTTGAGGATGGCAGCTTCAGCGAAAAGGACATCGCCAAGTACAAAAGCGATCTGCGATTCTTCACGAACCTGCGCAAGATAGCGCGTCAGGACGCACAGGAAACGGTTGACTACAGCGCCTACGAGGAGCAGATACGCCGACTCGTGGACAAGCACGTGGTCGGAGAATCCATCGAAGACCCAGAGGGCGTTGTGCTGGTGGACGATATCGGCAAGGAAAAGCCGGAAGACTGGTCAAAGGAGAAGACGCGTAACGAGACGGACATCATCCGCACACGCGTCCGAAAGACCATCGAGCAGGAACTCAGCGACGACCCGTATGCCCAGAAGGTCTTTTCCGAACTGCTGAAGGACGCCATTTCGCAAGCCGAAAAGATGTTCGAACATCCCTTCAAGCAATACGCCCTTTTCAAGGAATTCGAGGACCAGCTGAACAACCGCGCCGTGTCAGGCATACCGGACGAGCTTGATGGCAGCGAGACTGCCAAGGCGTACTACGGCACATTCCGGCTGGTGCTGGGCGAAGACCACTTCAAAGCCATCCCGCCGGATGAAGAAAAGAAGCTCATTGAGGAAGCCAAGGCCATCGACTCCATCGTCGGCACCGCCGTTGTAGAGCACTCACTAAGTCCGCAGGCGATGGAATCCACCATTCACAAGGGCATCCTGCCGCGTCTGTTCAAGCTCATCGGGCTTGAAAAAGCAAAGGATGTCATCGAACACGTTATTCAGATTACCAGAGTGCGTCTGGCCCATGGAAACAGATAA
- a CDS encoding DUF2188 domain-containing protein, protein MPMSRDTHRVMPHPDGGWQIKRDGDQRASHRGDTQSGLIDTAREISRNQGTELQIHRPNGQIRQSDSHGNDPHPPKG, encoded by the coding sequence ATGCCCATGAGCAGGGACACTCACCGCGTAATGCCACATCCAGACGGTGGTTGGCAGATCAAACGTGATGGCGACCAGCGCGCTTCCCACAGAGGGGATACACAAAGCGGGCTTATCGACACCGCACGGGAGATCAGCCGGAACCAAGGGACCGAGCTTCAGATTCATCGTCCAAACGGACAGATTCGCCAATCTGACAGCCACGGCAATGATCCCCACCCACCGAAAGGTTAG
- a CDS encoding restriction endonuclease subunit S, giving the protein MVPEGWRADIIGNHISIVSGYPFKSHEYTDNSDGIRLLRGDNIAQGYIRWSGCKRWINKDKINVERFALKPADLVIAMDRTWVSSGLKISEIRHEDCPSLLVQRVSRLRSKDSFVQELLKQIFNSFRFEQYVKSVQTETAVPHISAQQIKEFPILLPPLTEQKKIARILSTWDKAIETVDKLIENSKQQKKALMQQLLTGKKRLPGFSGEWKEVRLGDLFQVTIGGTPSRKNNAYWDQLKASGNKWVAISDLKNKFLVETNEYITDAGAANSNVKLIPRLTVIMSFKLTIGKRAITKTQCYTNEAICAFIPKHKNEIDTNFFYHHLGIIDLVQDVDQAVKGKTINKSKIMKIRTKLPNLLEQIAIAQRIEAFDLQQEDYLKTRIFLVKEKQALMQQLLTGKRRVKVDDDRSPAQVG; this is encoded by the coding sequence ATGGTGCCTGAGGGGTGGAGGGCGGATATTATTGGCAATCACATCTCAATAGTATCTGGTTACCCTTTTAAGAGCCATGAATACACAGACAATTCCGATGGGATTCGGCTTCTACGTGGCGACAACATTGCTCAGGGTTATATTAGGTGGTCTGGATGCAAAAGATGGATCAATAAGGACAAAATAAATGTAGAACGTTTTGCTTTAAAACCAGCCGATCTGGTTATTGCAATGGACCGCACATGGGTTTCCAGTGGTCTTAAAATCTCAGAAATCAGACACGAAGACTGCCCAAGTCTTTTAGTTCAACGTGTCTCTCGCCTAAGATCTAAAGATAGCTTTGTGCAAGAATTATTAAAGCAAATATTCAATTCTTTTCGATTTGAGCAGTATGTTAAAAGTGTTCAAACAGAAACAGCAGTTCCGCACATTAGCGCGCAGCAAATTAAAGAGTTCCCTATCCTTCTCCCCCCTCTCACCGAACAAAAGAAAATCGCCCGCATCCTGTCCACGTGGGACAAGGCGATAGAGACCGTGGACAAGCTGATAGAAAACAGCAAACAGCAGAAAAAGGCGCTCATGCAGCAACTGCTGACAGGCAAAAAACGCCTGCCGGGGTTCAGTGGGGAGTGGAAAGAGGTTCGGCTGGGGGATCTATTTCAAGTTACCATTGGAGGCACGCCATCCAGAAAAAACAACGCCTACTGGGACCAGCTAAAAGCAAGTGGCAATAAATGGGTAGCGATTTCTGATTTAAAAAATAAATTTCTCGTAGAAACAAATGAGTATATTACAGATGCTGGCGCAGCCAACAGCAACGTTAAATTAATACCAAGACTTACTGTTATAATGAGTTTTAAATTGACTATCGGCAAACGAGCCATAACAAAAACACAATGCTACACAAACGAAGCAATATGTGCGTTCATACCTAAGCATAAAAATGAGATAGATACAAACTTCTTTTATCACCATCTTGGCATCATTGACTTAGTTCAAGATGTTGACCAAGCCGTAAAAGGAAAAACTATTAACAAATCAAAAATAATGAAGATTAGGACTAAACTCCCCAATCTCCTTGAACAGATAGCAATAGCCCAACGAATTGAAGCCTTCGACTTGCAACAAGAGGACTATTTAAAAACGCGTATTTTTTTGGTCAAAGAGAAACAAGCCCTCATGCAACAACTCCTTACAGGAAAACGCCGCGTGAAGGTTGATGATGACCGCTCTCCGGCTCAGGTCGGATAA
- a CDS encoding virulence RhuM family protein, with protein MSDELAPKTDIVLYSTEDGRSKLDLKIHGDTAWLSQKEMAELFQVTPANINQHLKKIFEEGELLPDSVIKDFLITAADGKNYKTKHYNLDAILAVGYRVRSPRGVEFRQWASTTLREYLVKGFVMNDERLKEPAWDYFDELLERIRDIRASEKRFYQKVRDLFALSQDYKDDPKLAQSFFAEVQNKLLHAVTGHTAAELVVERANPDQPNMGLTSWKGNVVRKSDVIVAKNYLAQDEVAHLNRFVTMFLDYAEDRVSQRKHLTLTDWRANVDRFITFNERPLLNGRGAMSHKAMETIAHERFSAFDQKRKAQDALEADAADLKALEEMEKQVSKNEH; from the coding sequence GTGAGCGATGAACTGGCGCCCAAAACAGATATTGTCCTGTATTCAACCGAAGACGGCAGAAGCAAGCTCGACCTCAAGATTCACGGCGACACCGCGTGGCTGAGTCAAAAGGAAATGGCCGAGTTGTTTCAGGTAACTCCGGCCAATATCAACCAGCACCTGAAAAAGATATTCGAAGAAGGCGAACTCCTTCCCGATTCAGTTATTAAGGATTTCTTAATAACTGCCGCCGATGGGAAAAACTACAAAACCAAGCATTACAACCTTGATGCCATCCTCGCGGTCGGCTACCGGGTGCGCTCTCCGCGCGGCGTCGAGTTCAGGCAGTGGGCATCTACAACGCTTCGCGAATACCTCGTAAAAGGGTTCGTGATGAATGATGAACGCCTGAAAGAACCCGCGTGGGACTACTTTGATGAACTGCTTGAACGCATACGCGACATTCGAGCTTCGGAGAAGCGGTTCTATCAGAAGGTACGCGACCTTTTTGCCCTGTCTCAGGATTACAAAGACGACCCAAAGCTCGCCCAGAGCTTCTTTGCAGAAGTGCAAAACAAGCTGCTTCATGCCGTAACAGGACATACAGCCGCCGAACTCGTCGTGGAACGTGCAAATCCTGATCAGCCCAATATGGGCCTGACAAGCTGGAAAGGGAACGTGGTCCGCAAAAGTGATGTCATTGTGGCCAAGAACTACCTTGCGCAAGACGAGGTTGCCCACCTCAATCGCTTTGTAACCATGTTCCTCGACTATGCCGAAGACCGCGTTTCTCAGCGTAAGCACCTGACGCTTACAGACTGGCGGGCTAACGTTGACAGGTTTATCACCTTCAATGAACGCCCTCTTCTTAATGGGCGAGGAGCGATGAGCCACAAGGCGATGGAGACTATCGCACACGAACGCTTCTCTGCATTCGACCAAAAACGCAAAGCTCAGGACGCGCTTGAGGCCGATGCCGCTGATCTTAAGGCGTTGGAAGAAATGGAAAAGCAAGTCAGCAAAAATGAACACTAG
- a CDS encoding type I restriction-modification system subunit M, which yields MTPRISQKEVNDAVWNACDTFRGVVDASAYKDYVLTMLFLKYISDVWQDNYDTYKAEYGDAPELIEEMMKNERFVLPKDASFYALYERRFEAGNGERIDKALHAIEEANMGKLNDVFQDISFNSTKLGDDKQKNDILRHMLEDFSKPELNLRPSRIGNLDIIGNAYEFLIKHFAASSGKKAGEFYTPPEVSQLIAELVNPQEGDEICDPACGSASLLMKCAKLIKDRFGNRKYALYGQEAIGSTWSLAKMNMFLHSEDNHRIEWGDTLRNPLLLDGDDHLKHFDIVVANPPFSLDKWGHEAAEADRFGRFRRGIPPKTKGDYAFILHMIETLKPGTGRMGVVVPHGVLFRASSEGEIRKQLIKENLLDMVIGLPEKLFYGTGIPAAILVFRKNKKDNNVLFIDASREYQDGKNQNFLRDEDIQKVLDTAKARESVDKYAYLATLEEIRENDFNLNIPRYVDTFEEEEEIDLEAVLKERKELKADLAKLEVEMEGYLKELGYLTGEE from the coding sequence GTGACACCCCGCATAAGTCAAAAAGAAGTCAACGACGCCGTATGGAACGCCTGCGATACGTTCCGAGGCGTGGTCGATGCCAGTGCCTATAAGGATTATGTGCTGACCATGCTCTTCCTGAAATACATCAGCGACGTATGGCAGGACAATTACGACACCTACAAGGCCGAATACGGCGACGCGCCAGAACTCATCGAAGAAATGATGAAGAACGAGCGCTTTGTGCTCCCAAAGGATGCCAGCTTCTATGCTCTCTACGAACGCCGTTTCGAGGCAGGCAACGGCGAGCGCATCGACAAGGCTCTGCACGCCATTGAAGAAGCCAACATGGGCAAGCTGAACGACGTCTTTCAGGACATCAGCTTCAACTCCACGAAGCTCGGTGACGACAAGCAGAAGAACGACATCCTGCGCCACATGCTGGAGGACTTCAGCAAGCCGGAATTGAACCTGCGCCCCTCGCGCATCGGCAATCTGGATATCATCGGCAACGCCTACGAATTTCTCATCAAGCACTTTGCCGCCTCTTCCGGCAAGAAGGCTGGCGAATTCTACACTCCGCCCGAGGTCTCCCAGCTCATCGCTGAGCTTGTGAATCCGCAGGAAGGAGATGAAATCTGCGACCCTGCGTGCGGCTCCGCATCCCTTTTGATGAAATGCGCCAAGCTTATCAAGGACCGCTTCGGCAACCGGAAATATGCCCTGTACGGACAGGAAGCCATCGGCTCGACGTGGTCGCTCGCCAAGATGAACATGTTCCTGCACAGCGAGGACAACCACCGCATTGAATGGGGCGACACACTGCGCAACCCGCTACTTCTGGACGGTGACGACCATCTCAAGCACTTTGATATAGTGGTGGCCAACCCGCCTTTTTCTCTGGACAAGTGGGGGCATGAGGCAGCAGAGGCCGACCGTTTCGGGCGTTTTCGTCGCGGCATTCCGCCCAAGACCAAGGGCGACTACGCGTTCATCCTGCACATGATCGAGACCCTGAAGCCAGGAACCGGACGCATGGGCGTTGTTGTTCCGCATGGCGTCCTGTTCCGCGCATCCTCCGAAGGGGAAATCCGCAAGCAGCTCATCAAGGAAAACCTGCTGGATATGGTCATCGGCCTGCCAGAAAAGCTCTTCTACGGCACGGGCATCCCCGCCGCCATCCTCGTGTTCCGCAAAAACAAGAAGGACAACAACGTTCTCTTCATCGACGCCTCGCGCGAGTATCAGGACGGCAAGAACCAGAACTTCCTTCGTGACGAAGACATCCAGAAGGTTCTGGATACCGCCAAGGCACGCGAAAGCGTAGACAAGTACGCCTACCTCGCAACTCTTGAGGAAATCCGCGAAAACGACTTCAACCTGAACATTCCCCGCTACGTGGATACCTTCGAGGAAGAAGAAGAAATCGACCTTGAGGCCGTTCTGAAAGAGCGCAAGGAACTGAAGGCAGACCTCGCCAAGCTCGAAGTGGAGATGGAAGGCTACCTGAAGGAACTGGGCTACCTGACCGGAGAGGAATAG
- a CDS encoding restriction endonuclease subunit S, with protein sequence MNQLPAQRYFEASAEGSVQRSIRKAVLADLPLVIPPKSTQHAVVRLAAAARQEAETYRKLIANREQELRAVASTILNRKAL encoded by the coding sequence ATGAATCAGCTTCCCGCACAGCGCTACTTCGAGGCGTCGGCAGAAGGTTCCGTACAGCGAAGCATCCGCAAGGCGGTACTCGCGGACCTGCCGCTTGTTATCCCGCCCAAAAGCACACAGCACGCCGTTGTCCGCCTTGCCGCCGCAGCACGGCAGGAAGCCGAGACCTACAGGAAACTCATTGCCAACCGCGAGCAGGAGCTTCGCGCCGTGGCATCAACGATACTCAACCGGAAAGCCCTTTAA
- a CDS encoding major capsid protein — MKTLHELSQQFARKQPHQVDALTEEAPIMKRIPFDAASHAMWNNYEEVVDVQGAGFVEMNAPLPVVDAATKLTKVDLGILGGEIECPEDTAQMFGGKEKYFAKKIDKVLRKSGQTAEQRIIYDNFLRYALDKGKAIDAGGTSGGSYSLVAVRFVKGETCGLYSPEGFKQGTMLDVQPIAGGTLYKASGGTYQGVLVYGLRLKAYLGIQIANPNTVGAIVNIQKGKKPTEAMVDDLIAMVRGSSNGNTLLFCHERCKNLLNHQYKGNSLQVGTKDKDIDRTFTHWNGIEIVTSYNFNDGTDAVVTGLPAYA, encoded by the coding sequence ATGAAGACGTTGCATGAACTCTCGCAGCAGTTCGCCAGGAAGCAGCCGCATCAGGTGGACGCCCTCACCGAGGAAGCCCCCATCATGAAGCGCATCCCGTTCGACGCGGCATCCCACGCCATGTGGAACAACTACGAGGAAGTGGTGGACGTGCAGGGCGCGGGCTTTGTGGAGATGAACGCCCCCCTGCCCGTGGTCGATGCCGCGACCAAGCTGACGAAGGTCGACCTCGGCATTCTCGGCGGTGAAATCGAATGCCCTGAAGACACCGCCCAGATGTTCGGCGGCAAGGAGAAGTACTTCGCCAAGAAGATCGACAAGGTGCTGCGCAAGAGCGGACAGACCGCCGAACAGCGCATCATCTATGACAACTTCCTGCGCTACGCCCTCGACAAGGGCAAGGCCATCGACGCGGGCGGAACCTCCGGCGGGAGCTACTCCCTCGTGGCCGTGCGCTTCGTGAAGGGCGAGACCTGCGGCCTCTACAGCCCCGAGGGCTTCAAGCAGGGCACCATGCTCGACGTGCAGCCCATTGCCGGTGGCACCCTCTACAAGGCCAGCGGCGGCACCTATCAGGGCGTGCTGGTCTACGGGCTGCGCCTCAAGGCCTATCTCGGCATCCAGATTGCCAACCCCAACACCGTGGGCGCCATCGTCAACATCCAGAAGGGCAAGAAGCCCACCGAGGCCATGGTGGACGACCTCATCGCCATGGTGCGCGGGTCGAGCAACGGCAACACGCTGCTCTTCTGCCACGAACGCTGCAAGAACCTGCTCAACCACCAGTACAAGGGCAACTCGCTGCAGGTGGGCACCAAGGACAAGGACATCGACCGCACCTTCACCCACTGGAACGGCATCGAAATCGTCACCTCGTACAACTTCAATGACGGCACCGACGCTGTCGTCACGGGCCTGCCCGCCTACGCCTAA